A section of the Telopea speciosissima isolate NSW1024214 ecotype Mountain lineage chromosome 3, Tspe_v1, whole genome shotgun sequence genome encodes:
- the LOC122655314 gene encoding uncharacterized mitochondrial protein AtMg00810-like, producing MLESHPSDVPIEANSHLKCKDGEPVDKGQYQRLIGRMIYLSHTWPDIAYVVTLVSQYMHLEAAYHILRYLKSAPGKGVLFSSHGHLKVEALIDANWAGSPDDCMSTTGYCTFVGGNLVNWRSKKQTVVARSSAEAEFRAMVHGICELL from the coding sequence ATGCTCGAAAGTCATCCAAGTGATGTACCTATTGAGGCTAATTCTCACTTGAAGTGCAAGGATGGAGAACCAGTTGATAAAGGACAATACCAGCGACTAATTGGTCGGatgatttatctctctcatactTGGCCTGATATAGCATACGTGGTGACTCTGGTGAGCCAGTACATGCATTTAGAGGCAGCATATCATATTCTAAGATATTTGAAATCTGCCCCTGGCAAAGGAGTCCTTTTCTCTTCACATGGCCATTTGAAAGTTGAAGCTTTAATtgatgctaattgggctggTTCGCCTGATGATTGCATGTCCACAACTGGCTACTGCAcgtttgttggaggtaaccttGTGAACTGGCGAAGCAAAAAGCAGACTGTGGTTGCAAGATcaagtgcagaggctgagtttCGAGCCATGGTGCATGGCATTTGTGAGTTGCTCTAG